The following proteins are co-located in the Pan troglodytes isolate AG18354 chromosome 5, NHGRI_mPanTro3-v2.0_pri, whole genome shotgun sequence genome:
- the ULBP3 gene encoding UL16-binding protein 3: MAAAASPAILPRLAILPYLLFDWSETGRADTHSLWYNFTIIHLPRHGQQWCEVQSQVDQKNFLSYDCGSDKVLSMGHLEEQLDATDAWGKQLEMLREVGQRLRLELADTELEDFTPSGPLTLQARMSCECEADGCIRGSWQFSFDGQKFLLFDSNNRKWTVVHAGARWMKEKWEKDSGLTTFFKMVSMGDCKSWLRDFLMHRKKRLEPTAPPTVAPGLAQPKAIATTLSPWSFLIILCFILPGI, encoded by the exons ATGGCAGCGGCCGCCAGCCCCGCGATCCTTCCGCGCCTCGCGATTCTTCCGTACCTGCTATTCGACTGGTCCGAGACGGGGCGGGCCG aCACTCACTCTCTCTGGTATAACTTCACCATCATTCATTTGCCCAGACATGGGCAACAGTGGTGTGAGGTCCAGAGCCAGGTGGATCAGAAGAATTTTCTCTCCTATGACTGTGGAAGTGACAAGGTCTTATCTATGGGTCACCTAGAAGAGCAGCTGGATGCCACAGATGCCTGGGGAAAACAATTGGAAATGCTGAGAGAGGTGGGGCAGAGGCTCAGACTGGAACTGGCTGACACTGAGCTGGAGGATTTCACACCCAGTG GACCCCTCACGCTGCAGGCCAGAATGTCTTGTGAGTGTGAAGCCGATGGATGCATCCGTGGATCTTGGCAGTTCAGCTTCGATGGACAGAAGTTCCTCCTCTTCGACTCAAACAACAGAAAGTGGACAGTGGTTCACGCTGGAGCCAGGTGGATGAAAGAGAAGTGGGAGAAGGACAGCGGACTGACCACCTTCTTCAAGATGGTCTCAATGGGAGACTGCAAGAGCTGGCTTAGGGACTTCCTGATGCACAGGAAGAAGAGGCTGGAACCCACAG CACCACCCACCGTGGCCCCAGGCTTAGCTCAACCCAAAGCCATAGCCACCACCCTCAGTCCCTGGAGCTTCCTCATCATCCTCTGCTTCATCCTCCCTGGCATCTGA